The proteins below are encoded in one region of Streptomyces roseirectus:
- a CDS encoding SdrD B-like domain-containing protein: protein MRKETLRRRVRRRIAVGLVLAVCAAGAPVAQAASAAPGQKRVKGAGDGTVTVRVVTDVDADGAYDSVLEPGMAGVTVTLTDDAGQTITATTDADGVASFTPASSALTGGKYRIEVKNPDTTTYQPAVAGLGTGAGVMRSNTGFVDVSGGTDVSYTTGFLEPDVYYPENPTLVTAGLAKGDATGMQGLLQFDGNLTNTSPGGTVNQLTDNTAQQAVFGIGTDRSGNVFMGTSVKRHTEYGPAGPVNAIYRYNSTSKAVTTFTTLPGALTAHDATNSYLHDDAIYDKVGREGLGDVDVSGDGKTLYAVNLNDSKLYSVPVNGTGDGVSAGAPVSYDIPKPAACVGDWHPYGIGVRGKRVLVGGVCGAESTVSATSAWGDPSQLSAHVYEFKGGAFSELFTSKLDFDRGCAYRFLGASGYRCDDTTTVGQQMSADWEAWNERVPVREEHTFVSAPQPMLSNLEIADNGDLIMGFRDRFADMQGNQTYSFGSTTTQVSAVAAGDVLRACLSGTTYTLESNATCGSFTGANPNNQQGPGNGEFYNDTTTLSDANHDQITEGGTALQPYRKKLWTTAFDPWTNQAYEQGIREWVADGSVPTARKKADDSGSIIGNLLIKSTWSDGANLFGKGNGLADLELISAPPPVQIGNRTWYDADGDGIQDPSEAPLPGVVVTLKAPDGTTLTATTDANGEYYIGTAEGLKPNTTYDVTFDYSGADTSGLPGTPTPADLQFTKANAGSDDHINSKPDSAGKTTVAVGDPGYVNHDVDAGVTPLNKLGDYVWYDANGDGIQDPTEQPAPGITVTLIDPATGNTIRTTTTGTDGKYLFDKLPDGSYKVCFSKPDGYQWTKKDAGASGDDSVVDPATGCSPEVTLGPANRSDLTLDAGLTPLNKLGDYVWYDENGNGIQDPDEKPAPGIPVKLIDTTTGQTVKTTTTGTDGKYLFDNLPDGSYKVCFTAPDDYRFTKQNAGASGDDSVVDPATGCSDPVVLGPANRADLTQDAGLTPLNKLGDYVWYDENGNGIQDPGEKPASGIPVKLVDPATGKTLKTTTTDADGKYLFDKLPDGSYKVCFTAPAGYQFTKQNAGASGNDSVADRKTGCSAPVTLGPGNRADLTLDAGLTPLNKLGDYVWYDDNANGIQDRGEKPASGVTVKLVDPATGKTLRTTKTNAQGKYLFDNLPDGKYKVCFVKPNGYQWTKKNAGAVGNDSVVDVKSGCSDVVTLGPGKRADLTLDAGLVKELKLTVQTVDAKTGSPLGNVVVQLWRDAGGKKTLVGDCSTPGTGKCAFGKLPPGTYYAVVKDVPEGYDMPKNPTTKTYRLTVKNDGLVIRIPITRGEPCKGKC from the coding sequence ATGCGCAAGGAAACACTGCGGAGACGGGTCCGGCGGCGGATCGCCGTCGGTCTCGTGCTGGCCGTGTGCGCGGCCGGCGCGCCCGTCGCCCAGGCGGCATCCGCCGCACCGGGGCAGAAGCGGGTCAAGGGCGCCGGCGACGGCACGGTGACCGTCCGGGTCGTCACCGACGTGGACGCCGACGGCGCCTACGACAGCGTCCTGGAGCCCGGGATGGCGGGCGTGACCGTCACACTGACGGACGACGCGGGGCAGACGATCACCGCGACGACCGACGCGGACGGCGTGGCGTCCTTCACCCCGGCGTCCTCGGCGCTGACCGGCGGCAAGTACCGCATCGAGGTGAAGAACCCCGACACGACCACCTACCAGCCGGCGGTCGCGGGCCTCGGCACGGGCGCGGGCGTGATGCGCTCGAACACCGGCTTCGTGGACGTCTCCGGCGGCACCGACGTCAGCTACACGACCGGCTTCCTGGAGCCGGACGTCTACTACCCCGAGAACCCGACCCTGGTCACCGCCGGTCTCGCCAAGGGCGACGCGACCGGCATGCAGGGTCTGCTCCAGTTCGACGGCAACCTCACGAACACCTCGCCGGGCGGCACGGTCAACCAGCTCACCGACAACACCGCCCAGCAGGCCGTCTTCGGCATCGGCACCGACCGCTCCGGCAACGTCTTCATGGGCACCTCGGTCAAGCGGCACACCGAGTACGGCCCGGCCGGCCCCGTCAACGCGATCTACCGCTACAACAGCACCAGCAAGGCGGTGACGACGTTCACCACCCTGCCCGGCGCCCTCACCGCGCACGACGCCACGAACAGCTACCTGCACGACGACGCCATCTACGACAAGGTCGGCCGCGAAGGGCTCGGCGACGTCGACGTCTCGGGCGACGGCAAGACGCTGTACGCGGTCAACCTCAACGACTCCAAGCTCTACAGCGTGCCGGTCAACGGCACCGGCGACGGTGTCAGCGCGGGCGCGCCGGTCTCGTACGACATCCCGAAGCCGGCCGCGTGTGTCGGCGACTGGCACCCGTACGGCATCGGCGTGCGCGGCAAGCGGGTGCTGGTCGGCGGGGTGTGCGGGGCGGAGTCGACCGTCAGCGCCACCTCGGCGTGGGGCGACCCCTCGCAACTGAGCGCGCACGTCTACGAGTTCAAGGGCGGCGCGTTCAGCGAGCTGTTCACCTCCAAGCTGGACTTCGACCGGGGCTGCGCCTACCGCTTCCTCGGCGCGTCGGGCTACCGCTGCGACGACACGACGACGGTCGGCCAGCAGATGAGCGCGGACTGGGAGGCGTGGAACGAGCGGGTGCCCGTGCGCGAGGAGCACACGTTCGTCTCCGCGCCGCAGCCCATGCTGTCCAACCTGGAGATCGCCGACAACGGCGACCTGATCATGGGTTTCCGCGACCGCTTCGCGGACATGCAGGGCAACCAGACCTACTCCTTCGGCTCGACGACGACCCAGGTGTCGGCGGTCGCCGCGGGTGACGTCCTGCGGGCGTGCCTGTCGGGGACGACGTACACGCTGGAGAGCAACGCCACCTGCGGGTCGTTCACGGGCGCGAACCCGAACAACCAGCAGGGTCCGGGCAACGGCGAGTTCTACAACGACACGACCACGCTCTCCGACGCCAACCACGACCAGATCACCGAGGGCGGCACCGCGCTCCAGCCGTACCGCAAGAAGCTGTGGACGACCGCCTTCGACCCGTGGACGAACCAGGCGTACGAGCAGGGGATCCGCGAGTGGGTCGCCGACGGCTCGGTGCCGACGGCCAGGAAGAAGGCCGACGACAGCGGCTCGATCATCGGCAACCTGCTGATCAAGTCGACGTGGTCCGACGGCGCGAACCTCTTCGGCAAGGGCAACGGCCTCGCCGACCTGGAGCTGATCTCCGCCCCGCCGCCGGTCCAGATCGGCAACCGGACCTGGTACGACGCCGACGGCGACGGCATCCAGGATCCGTCCGAGGCGCCGCTGCCGGGCGTCGTCGTCACCCTCAAGGCCCCCGACGGGACCACCCTCACGGCGACGACCGACGCGAACGGCGAGTACTACATCGGCACCGCCGAGGGTCTGAAGCCGAACACGACGTACGACGTCACCTTCGACTACTCGGGCGCCGACACCTCCGGCCTGCCCGGCACCCCCACCCCCGCCGACCTCCAGTTCACCAAGGCGAACGCGGGCAGCGACGACCACATCAACTCCAAGCCCGACAGCGCCGGGAAGACCACGGTCGCCGTCGGTGACCCCGGCTACGTCAACCACGACGTGGACGCGGGCGTGACCCCGCTGAACAAGCTGGGCGACTACGTCTGGTACGACGCGAACGGCGACGGCATCCAGGACCCGACGGAGCAGCCGGCCCCCGGCATCACCGTCACCCTGATCGACCCGGCCACCGGCAACACCATCAGGACGACCACGACCGGCACGGACGGCAAGTACCTCTTCGACAAGCTGCCCGACGGTTCCTACAAGGTCTGCTTCAGCAAGCCCGACGGCTACCAGTGGACGAAGAAGGACGCGGGCGCCTCCGGTGACGACTCGGTCGTCGATCCGGCGACGGGCTGCTCCCCCGAGGTCACCCTCGGCCCGGCCAACCGCTCCGACCTGACCCTGGACGCCGGTCTCACGCCGCTGAACAAGCTCGGCGACTACGTCTGGTACGACGAGAACGGCAACGGCATCCAGGACCCGGACGAGAAGCCGGCCCCCGGGATCCCCGTCAAGCTCATCGACACCACGACCGGCCAGACCGTGAAGACCACGACCACCGGCACGGACGGCAAGTACCTCTTCGACAACCTGCCCGACGGCTCCTACAAGGTCTGCTTCACGGCTCCCGACGACTACCGGTTCACGAAGCAGAACGCCGGCGCCTCCGGTGACGACTCGGTCGTCGACCCGGCGACGGGCTGCTCCGACCCGGTCGTCCTCGGCCCGGCCAACCGCGCGGACCTCACCCAGGACGCGGGCCTGACCCCGCTCAACAAGCTCGGCGACTACGTCTGGTACGACGAGAACGGCAACGGCATCCAGGACCCGGGTGAGAAGCCGGCCTCCGGGATCCCGGTCAAGCTCGTCGACCCGGCGACCGGCAAGACGCTCAAGACCACGACGACCGACGCCGACGGCAAGTACCTCTTCGACAAGCTGCCCGACGGCTCCTACAAGGTCTGCTTCACGGCCCCGGCCGGCTACCAGTTCACGAAGCAGAACGCCGGCGCCAGTGGGAACGACTCGGTCGCCGACCGGAAGACCGGATGCTCCGCCCCGGTCACGCTGGGTCCGGGCAACCGCGCGGACCTCACCCTGGACGCGGGGCTGACCCCGTTGAACAAGCTGGGTGACTACGTCTGGTACGACGACAACGCCAACGGGATCCAGGACAGGGGCGAGAAGCCCGCGTCCGGGGTGACCGTGAAGCTGGTCGACCCGGCGACCGGCAAGACGCTCAGGACGACCAAGACGAACGCGCAGGGCAAGTACCTGTTCGACAACCTGCCCGACGGCAAGTACAAGGTCTGCTTCGTCAAGCCGAACGGCTACCAGTGGACGAAGAAGAACGCGGGCGCGGTCGGCAACGACTCGGTCGTGGACGTGAAGAGCGGCTGCTCCGACGTCGTGACGCTCGGCCCCGGCAAGCGGGCGGACCTCACGCTGGACGCCGGGCTGGTCAAGGAGCTGAAGCTGACCGTCCAGACCGTCGACGCCAAGACCGGGTCGCCGCTGGGCAACGTGGTCGTCCAGCTGTGGCGGGACGCGGGCGGCAAGAAGACGCTCGTCGGTGACTGCTCGACCCCGGGCACCGGCAAGTGCGCCTTCGGGAAGCTGCCGCCCGGTACGTACTACGCGGTCGTCAAGGACGTTCCCGAGGGCTACGACATGCCGAAGAACCCCACGACGAAGACGTACCGGCTCACCGTGAAGAACGACGGGCTCGTCATCAGGATCCCGATCACCCGAGGGGAGCCCTGCAAGGGGAAGTGCTGA